CCTAGGCCCGCCGTCAAAATCACGCGACCTTTCAGGCTTCCGCCGAAATGTTGGCGGCCGGCTTCAACGAAAGATTCGTATGTGCCTTGGATAATACCTTGAGTTCCGATGTAGATCCATGAACCCGCTGTCATCTGACCGTACATCATCAGACCTTTTTTATCGAGTTCGTTAAAGTGTTCCCAAGTCGCCCACTTCGGCACAAGGTTCGAGTTCGCAAGAAGCACGCGAGGAGCATCTTCGTGAGTTTTCAAAATTCCAATGGGCTTACCGGATTGAACTAGAAGTGTTTCGTCGTTCTCTAGATTTTTAAGAGCTTCAAGAATTTTATCAAAGCTTTCCCAGTTACGAGCCGCTTTACCAATACCACCGTAGACAACCAGATCCTCGGGACGCTCAGCCACGACTGGATCCAAGTTGTTTTGAATCATTCTGTAAGCAGCTTCTTGCAACCAGCCCTTACAAACCATCTTATTCCCCGTAGGAGCCTTTACAACACGAGACATTTTCCCTCCAAAAGGTGCCAAAATAAAAAATTAAATTACCATTCCATCGGACCGACGGCTTTTTCAGCCACAGTCACTAGCTCGTTTGAAAGCATCATCGCTTTAATAGCTTCGATGTCCTTGTAGAAGATACGATCTTCTTTAGCGTATGGAACTGTTTTACGAATATGATCGAACACGGCCTTTACTGCTGCGTTCGGTTGAAGTGGTGCCAACATGTCAATGGCCTGACATGCTGACAACAGCTCCATGGCAACAACGTGCTCTGCGTTTCTAAGAATTTGCGCGAACTTTCTTGCGGCGATCGTGCCCATAGAAACATGGTCTTCTTTTTCCGCCGACGTCGGAATGGAATCCACAGACGCTGGGTGCGCCAAAACTTTGTTTTCGCTGACCAAGGAAGCCGCCGCCACTTGCACAATCATGTGACCTGAGTTCAAACCACCATTCGGAGTTAAGAACGCGGGAAGCTCACTCATCTGGGTTGAGATCATTTTAGAAATACGGCACTCACTGATACTAGCTTGAGAAGAAATGGCGATACCGGCGAAGTCCATCGCATGCGCCACCGGCATTCCGTGGAAGTTACCGCATGAAAGAACCTTGTTTTCATCGGCGAACACCAACGGATTGTCTGTCGAAGAATTGGCTTCTGTTTCCAAAACTTTGACAACGTAACGAAGAGCATCTTTGGCGGCTCCATGAACTGCGGGCATACAACGAAGTGAATACGCATCTTGCACGCGAGGGTCATTGATGGAATGGCTTTCGGAAATCTGGCTGGTCTCGCCCAAAATCTTCATCAGGTTGCGCGCCGTTTTCGCTTCGCCTGGATGAGGACGAGTGGCCGAGATCAAGGGATCAAAAGCTTTGCGTGTGCCACGAAGGCCTTCTAAAGACATCGCACCTGCGATATCCGCAAGCCACAATAAACGGCGTGCTTCCCACAATGAAAGAAGACCGACAGACGTCATCACCTGACAACCGTTGATCATTGAAAGACCTTCTTTGGCTTTCAACTCTAAAGGCTCGATGTTTTTTTCTTTCAATAATTCACGAACGTCGACAGCTTGACCGTCTTTACCCCACGCCAAACCTTCGCCGATGATTGTTAGCGCTAAATGCGAAAGCGGAGCCAAGTCACCGCTCGCCCCCACAGAACCTTGTGAAGGCACAACCGGAATGATGTCGTTGTTTAAGAACTCCAGGATTTTATCTACGACAAGAGGACGAATACCACTGTGTCCTTTAGCCAAAGCATTGGCACGAAGAACCATCATCGCACGAGTTTCTTTTTTCGTGAAAGGAGTGCCTACACCCACTGAGTGTGAACGGATCAGATTTCTTTGCAGCTGTTCAATTTCAGCGTCAGAGATACGAACGGAAGAAAAAGCACCAAAACCTGTATTCACTCCGTACATCACTTCGCCACTAGAAATGCGGCCTTCAATATACGAACGAGATTTCTGCATGGCTGCTCTACCACTGGCAGCCAACTCCACCTTCATGCTAGGCGTAGTCGCGATTTGGTAAAGGTTTTCCAAAGTGATGTTTTCACCGTTAATTTGCATAGAACTGACTCCCTTAAAAACGACCCGCATCCTAGCGCAAGGACTCTAGTTTAGGTACTTTCTGTGTGGTTTGCGCCTTGCGTAATTTGCAGCTTTTTAGGCTCAGGATAAGGGGGAGTCTTGAATGTTTCTTTAAAGGGAACAGCCCTTTGCTGAGTCGTTAAAATGGGTTTATCTGCGTTAGACCTAGCTTAGGTAGCTGATTTGGGCTGTGTTTGGGTGCCCGCGCCTGGAAGTTGTTCGAAATAAAAAAAGGAGTTGGTTGACCAACTCCTTTTAGTTTTGTTTCTAGATTTTATTAGAACTCAAGAGGCAAAGAAACTGAAAGAACGTAAGAGTCATTTTTAGCATCAACGTCTACGCCGTCAATCTCGTCGAAGCTTTCATTTAAATATTCAAGATTCAATGAAATGAAAGGCAAACCTGTGAACGCAACCCCAACTTTATAGTTAGTTCCCTTTAACTTACCAGAATCTTCCAACTTGATTTCGTTCATGAAACCATAACCAACCCACGCTCTAAGCAAAATTGGAAAGTCGATCCCAACAACACCATAAGCTGTGCTTCTTTTTGCATCTTCGTTTGCCGCATTATCTGGTTTTGATTCCGCGCTAACTCCTAGAGTGTAATCAAGTCCCGCCCAGAACATAATTGGCGTTTTGTAGGCCAAACGAAGTCCTAGTTGAGTACCGTCCAATTTACCATCTGGATCTTTAGTTTTACCCATCTCATAGCCAAGATAAGGCTCCACTAAAAGATCGGCGTACGACACACTTGTAAAGCCAAGAACTAAGGCAAAAACCGCCATGAGCTTTTTCATAAAATTCTCCTTTTGTAATCCAAAACACTTAGGATTCGTCTAAAATTTTGAAAGGACTCGGCGAAGAGGTCAATGACACTTCTACTGCGTACACGACCTTCTAAGGGTTCTTCTGGTTGAAAAACCAGTCCAGAGGAAACGCTTATGTTACGAACCTTCAAGGATGACAAAGAGTTCTATGCTTCCCTGTCCAAAAAGCGTATTGGCGTGGGAGTTTTACTCTTCTATAAAGGCGAACTGTTAATAGTGCAGCCAACTTATAATCCAGGATGGATTTTGCCTGGCGGCACTGTCGAAGGAGAAGAGTCTCCGCTAGAAGGATTGCATCGCGAAGTCCGCGAAGAGCTGTCGATCGCCATTGATCCCCGCGATCTTATTTCTGTCGATTATATTTCAAACAAAGACGTCAAAGGCGAATACATCCAATTTCTTTTTACCGCCAAAGAGCTGACGGAAACGCAAGCGCAAAGCATTCGCTTAGATCCGTATGAACTTCGCGATCACAAATTTGTCGACATTGAAAACGCGCTAACGCTTCTGACGCCTTCGGTGGCAAAACGCGTGGGGCACAGTCTGATTGCGATGGAAGAAAAGAAAGGGGCTGTTTACTTAGAAAATGGATCGCCATTTGTGAACTTATAAAATCACGATTTAACAGCGCTATTTTTTCGGCCGCGATAAGGAAGTTACTTTAAAGCCGCAATCGCCGTCTTATAGTCTTTACTGAAAACATAACTGCCCGCTACAAACACGTCAGCCTCATGACAAAGCTTTGCGGTTTCGGCGTTGATGCCACCATCGACTTCAATCAGACAATTCAAATTTTTCGTTTTGATTTCTTGGCGCAGCTTCGAAATTTTTTCGATTTGATCGTGCATGAAAGACTGTCCACCAAAACCGGGCTCGACAGTCATCACTAGCACCAAGTCACATAAAGGCAAAAGTGGCAGAACGGTCGCTAACGAAGTTTTAGGTCGCAAAGTAATGCCGGGTTTAGCACCCAACTCACGAATACGACGAAGAACCGCCGCAGGATCTTTTGTAGCTTCCACATGAATCGTTAAATAATCACTGCCCGCTTTGATAAAATCTTCGACGTAGCGTTCAGGTTCTTCGATCATCAAGTGAACATCCAAGGGAAGTGGTGACACTTTCTTTAAAGACTTAACAACAGGAATCCCGATTGTGATATTAGGAACAAAGCGCCCGTCCATCACATCCACGTGAATCCAGTCTGCGCCCGCCTCGGCAACGGCCTTGATTTCTTTTTCAAGATTTGCAAAATCCGCCGACAGAATGGAGGGAGCGACCATTTTAGACACCGAGCTTGTCTCCTACTTTAAGATCATGACCTTTTAGGAAATCTGCAACCTTCATGCGATTGCGAGACTCTGGTTGCACTTCGTATATTTTTAAAATGCCATCACCTGTCGCGACGGACAAGTGATCCGCGTTGATTGTCGTAATGCTTCCCGGTTCCGCACTCACCGAACCACTCACGGGAATCGCTTTATGTAGCTTTAACTTTTTGCCTTGAAGCAAAGTGAAAACTCCCGGCCCATAAACGAAACCACGGATTTTTCCATCAATCGCTTTGGCAGAAAGATTCCAGTCTACTTGTGATTCATGCTTTTCAATTTTTTTAGCAATGGTGACTTGCGATTCATCTTGCGGCGTCGGCGCCAAGTTTCCGCGCACATAGTCCATCAACTCGACACGCAAAAGATCTGCGCCCAATTCAGCAAGCTTGTCGTGAAGTTCTAAAGCGTTCATTTCGGGAGTGATTTTCACGCGACGAATACCAATGATGTCGCCAGCATCGAGCTTCTTCACCATCTTTTGCAATGTCACGCCACTTTCAAGATCCCCTGCTTCGATCGCGCGTTGAATCGGAGCCGCCCCCCGCCAGCGCGGAAGAACAGAGCCGTGAACATTCACACAGCCAAATCGAAATGAATCCAAAAAACTTTGCGTAAGAATTTGTCCAAAGGCGACAACGACGCCGACTTCAGCTCCCCAGCTTGCGATTTCTGCAACCGCAGCCGCGTCGGCCTTTAAAGACTCGGGAGAAATAACTTTCAAATTATGTTCTTGAGCTAAAACCTTCACCGGGCTTGGTGTCAGTTGCAATTTACGTCCTGCGGGACGATCGGGTTGAGTGACAACTCCGACGACCTCAAAGTGCTCATCCTTCAGAAGAGCTTGCAAAGAGGTCACGGCAAATTCAGGGGTTCCAAGAAAACAGACGCGGACCTTACTCACACTTCCAACTTTTCTTTGCCTGGTCCTGCTCCAGCTTTCGCATCCGCTCCAGCACTGCCGGCGTCCGCCGCTTTATCTTTGTCTTTCACAGGGTAGCCGTATTTTTTGATTTGGTTTTTAATTTTGTTTCCTTTAACGAAACTCAAGTGATCGACGAAAAGAGTTCCCTCTAAGTGATCAAGCTCATGCTGCATGCAGATCGCAAGAAGACCATCGGTTTTCACAATGAACTCTTTGCCATTCAAATCGAAGGCTTTCATTTCGATATAGTTGTAGCGCTCCACAGTTTCGTAATAACCAGGGATAGACAAGCAACCTTCGTCGAAAGTTGTTTTGCCTTCGCCTTTAACGATTTCTGGGTTGATCAAAATCAAGGGTTGAGGAACGGCTTTTTCAAGATCCGTCATGTCTTCGTACTTATAACGACGACCTTTATCATCTTTAGGGCGAGTGTCGATAACAACCATACGCACCAACTCACCCACTTGCGGAGCCGCAAGCCCGATGCCATTCGCGTCGTACATAGTTTCGATCATATCCTCGGAAAGCTTTTTTAGCTCAGGACCAAACTCCGTGACAGGTTTAGAAACTTCACGCAATTTCGGATCTGGAAATGTGAGGATTTTCATGATCATAGGAACCTCCGAGAGGCCCCATTATATCAGCGTTTCAGCCTTTTGAGAAGGACCAAGGCCACGACCGTCATGACAATGTTGGGCATCCATGAAGCCACATAGGGAGGCAAAGTCCCGTGCTGCCCTAAAGTGATTCCGGACGAATAGAAGACGTAATAAGCGAAAACCAGGCCTAAGCAGATCCCGACATTCAGCATTGTACCGCCTGAACGGGCTCTACCGACGCTGAAAGGGATGCCTAAAAGACACATCACAAGGCCCGCAAAGGCAAAACTGACCTTGGCGTGATAGTCGACCTCATAGGCCACCGTATCTAGCCCCGCGTTTTTATTCTTTTCGATAAAGTGCTTCAGCTCTGCCTGCGACATCATATCGGCCGTTTGACCCGCGCTTTGCAAGTCTTTGGAGTCCTCGGCCATAACGATGTTTTTCTTTTTAAATTGCGTCGTTAACGGAAAGCTGGAGTTTTTAGTAAAGACCGTCACAGCCCCATTTTCGAGCAGCCACTGCGACCCCTGAATGATGACTTCGCGAGACGTGATCATCTGCACCAGATCCCAAGCATCGTTAAAGAAGTACATCGTCAAACCTTGAGCGCGGTCTCCTTTGGCATTCAAGGTTTGAATATTGAAGATTGAATTTTTAGAGCGGTACCAGATCTTATCAGTTTTGATGGTAGAAAAACGGTGCGGCTCTTTTTTTA
The window above is part of the Bdellovibrio bacteriovorus genome. Proteins encoded here:
- the hutH gene encoding histidine ammonia-lyase, which gives rise to MQINGENITLENLYQIATTPSMKVELAASGRAAMQKSRSYIEGRISSGEVMYGVNTGFGAFSSVRISDAEIEQLQRNLIRSHSVGVGTPFTKKETRAMMVLRANALAKGHSGIRPLVVDKILEFLNNDIIPVVPSQGSVGASGDLAPLSHLALTIIGEGLAWGKDGQAVDVRELLKEKNIEPLELKAKEGLSMINGCQVMTSVGLLSLWEARRLLWLADIAGAMSLEGLRGTRKAFDPLISATRPHPGEAKTARNLMKILGETSQISESHSINDPRVQDAYSLRCMPAVHGAAKDALRYVVKVLETEANSSTDNPLVFADENKVLSCGNFHGMPVAHAMDFAGIAISSQASISECRISKMISTQMSELPAFLTPNGGLNSGHMIVQVAAASLVSENKVLAHPASVDSIPTSAEKEDHVSMGTIAARKFAQILRNAEHVVAMELLSACQAIDMLAPLQPNAAVKAVFDHIRKTVPYAKEDRIFYKDIEAIKAMMLSNELVTVAEKAVGPMEW
- a CDS encoding outer membrane beta-barrel protein, whose product is MKKLMAVFALVLGFTSVSYADLLVEPYLGYEMGKTKDPDGKLDGTQLGLRLAYKTPIMFWAGLDYTLGVSAESKPDNAANEDAKRSTAYGVVGIDFPILLRAWVGYGFMNEIKLEDSGKLKGTNYKVGVAFTGLPFISLNLEYLNESFDEIDGVDVDAKNDSYVLSVSLPLEF
- a CDS encoding NUDIX domain-containing protein, with product MLRTFKDDKEFYASLSKKRIGVGVLLFYKGELLIVQPTYNPGWILPGGTVEGEESPLEGLHREVREELSIAIDPRDLISVDYISNKDVKGEYIQFLFTAKELTETQAQSIRLDPYELRDHKFVDIENALTLLTPSVAKRVGHSLIAMEEKKGAVYLENGSPFVNL
- the rpe gene encoding ribulose-phosphate 3-epimerase, coding for MVAPSILSADFANLEKEIKAVAEAGADWIHVDVMDGRFVPNITIGIPVVKSLKKVSPLPLDVHLMIEEPERYVEDFIKAGSDYLTIHVEATKDPAAVLRRIRELGAKPGITLRPKTSLATVLPLLPLCDLVLVMTVEPGFGGQSFMHDQIEKISKLRQEIKTKNLNCLIEVDGGINAETAKLCHEADVFVAGSYVFSKDYKTAIAALK
- the fmt gene encoding methionyl-tRNA formyltransferase; this translates as MSKVRVCFLGTPEFAVTSLQALLKDEHFEVVGVVTQPDRPAGRKLQLTPSPVKVLAQEHNLKVISPESLKADAAAVAEIASWGAEVGVVVAFGQILTQSFLDSFRFGCVNVHGSVLPRWRGAAPIQRAIEAGDLESGVTLQKMVKKLDAGDIIGIRRVKITPEMNALELHDKLAELGADLLRVELMDYVRGNLAPTPQDESQVTIAKKIEKHESQVDWNLSAKAIDGKIRGFVYGPGVFTLLQGKKLKLHKAIPVSGSVSAEPGSITTINADHLSVATGDGILKIYEVQPESRNRMKVADFLKGHDLKVGDKLGV
- the def gene encoding peptide deformylase, coding for MIMKILTFPDPKLREVSKPVTEFGPELKKLSEDMIETMYDANGIGLAAPQVGELVRMVVIDTRPKDDKGRRYKYEDMTDLEKAVPQPLILINPEIVKGEGKTTFDEGCLSIPGYYETVERYNYIEMKAFDLNGKEFIVKTDGLLAICMQHELDHLEGTLFVDHLSFVKGNKIKNQIKKYGYPVKDKDKAADAGSAGADAKAGAGPGKEKLEV
- the lptG gene encoding LPS export ABC transporter permease LptG, with product MNRIDRYTTWLFWGYFLGGLLVFLTIFTAVDAMSTMVNYKNVAPSALLNYYLYSFPEIISKLLPVACLLGTILTLSSLNKANELVALFASGMSLLRISTPILICVIFISVLGYYASDRLIPKATKEKNYILYYDLKKEPHRFSTIKTDKIWYRSKNSIFNIQTLNAKGDRAQGLTMYFFNDAWDLVQMITSREVIIQGSQWLLENGAVTVFTKNSSFPLTTQFKKKNIVMAEDSKDLQSAGQTADMMSQAELKHFIEKNKNAGLDTVAYEVDYHAKVSFAFAGLVMCLLGIPFSVGRARSGGTMLNVGICLGLVFAYYVFYSSGITLGQHGTLPPYVASWMPNIVMTVVALVLLKRLKR